From a region of the Thermoplasmata archaeon genome:
- a CDS encoding DUF1698 domain-containing protein yields the protein MDRIRWWHTIDLGGGILTPGASNNLQTLSKLDLPERLDGKTVLDIGAWDGFFAFEAERRGAARVLATDSYVWQGGGWGSKAGFELARKALRSKVEDRTIDVLELSPEEVGTFDLVLFLGVLYHMRHPLLALERVFNVTRGQLVLETHVDFLTIPRPAIALYPRGELDGDATSWCGPNPSAVEAMLRMAGFRTVKLVSRYSLLRSVSGGVLTRIRKGDRALVTLERRRVVFHAWR from the coding sequence GTGGACCGGATTCGATGGTGGCATACGATCGACCTCGGGGGCGGGATCCTCACGCCGGGGGCTTCCAACAACCTCCAGACCCTGTCGAAGCTGGACCTCCCGGAGCGACTCGACGGGAAAACGGTTCTCGATATCGGGGCATGGGACGGCTTCTTTGCATTTGAAGCGGAACGCCGGGGCGCGGCACGTGTGCTGGCCACCGACTCCTACGTGTGGCAGGGCGGGGGATGGGGTTCGAAGGCGGGGTTCGAGCTCGCTCGGAAAGCCCTCCGCTCCAAGGTGGAAGACCGGACGATTGATGTGCTCGAGCTGTCGCCGGAGGAAGTCGGCACGTTCGACCTGGTCCTGTTCCTCGGAGTCCTCTATCACATGCGCCATCCCCTACTGGCGCTGGAACGTGTGTTCAACGTGACCCGCGGCCAGCTCGTCCTCGAGACCCACGTGGACTTCCTCACGATCCCGCGGCCGGCGATTGCCTTGTACCCGCGCGGAGAGCTCGATGGCGACGCGACGAGCTGGTGCGGCCCGAACCCTTCCGCCGTTGAGGCGATGCTGCGCATGGCGGGCTTCCGGACGGTGAAACTCGTCTCCCGCTATTCGCTTCTCCGGTCCGTGTCGGGGGGCGTGCTCACCCGGATACGCAAGGGCGACCGGGCTCTCGTGACCCTCGAACGGCGCCGGGTGGTCTTCCACGCGTGGCGCTAG